Proteins encoded by one window of Vitis vinifera cultivar Pinot Noir 40024 chromosome 10, ASM3070453v1:
- the LOC100255488 gene encoding MYB-like transcription factor ETC1 — MADSEYSTSNDTSCVDSQEQSSQEAKLEFSEDEETLIIRMFNLVGERWALIAGRIPGRTAEDIEKYWNSRYSTSE, encoded by the exons ATGGCTGACTCAGAATACTCTACTTCTAATGACACTTCTTGTGTTGATTCTCAAG AGCAAAGCAGCCAAGAAGCTAAGCTTGAATTCTCTGAAGACGAGGAAACACTGATCATTAGGATGTTTAATCTGGTTGGAGAGAG GTGGGCTCTAATTGCTGGGAGGATCCCTGGGAGAACAGCAGAGGACATTGAGAAGTACTGGAATTCAAGATACTCAACCAGTGAGTGa